The Haploplasma axanthum region AAATCTCGATTAGTAACTTGAAATACATAACGCAATAATTCGTTATATTGATCTAAATCTTCAATTGTAACTTTTTTCATTTTTAATGAATGTCTAATTGCCATGCTATCTCTCCTTTTAATCTTTAAGTTTAGTATTTAATGACTTTTGTTGTTAAATTATTTTCACTTCTTTACCTGAAACAACAATAACTTCTTTATTACTTATTGGTTGTAAATTTAATTCACTAGCATATGTCTTCAATATTTTCTCAACTGCATTCTTGAAAGGAAAATTTCCTTGATGTGGAACAGTATAAAACTCTACTAAAGCTAAACCTTTTAAATCACTTAATTCAGGCGCTTTCTTTATTGTATCCATTAGTTTAATGTACTCAATATTTGGTGATGTAATAATTGACCCTGCCGATTCACCAATATATAATTTACCTTTTTCAACTTCTTGTTTAATCATTTCAAATGCATTAGATTTTTTTAACTCTTGTAATAAATAAAACGTATTACCACCTGATATATATATAATATCATTTTCCAAAATTTTTCTTTCTATTTCGCTATTATCTGCTTTTGAAACATCAAGTAAATCTACAATCATACCTAATTTTTCAATTGATTTAATTCCTGATTTAATATTTACATTAAATTTTTCAACATTTCCTGCTGTCGGAATAAATGTTACTCTTTTTCCTGTTAAATCACCTGTAAATTCATATAATTTTTCATGTACATCTTTAAAAGATGAAGTTAAAAACAATTTTTTCACAGCTTATTTCTCCTCATTATTTTTTTTATAAAACCATATCATAAATATTATTGCTACAACAATACTTACTATATTACATATAATAGCGATCACATTATTTTCTATTTTTCTTACTATTAAAAGATTTATGTTTAATATTACTAATGGTACTATAAATAGAATATATCTTTTAGTTGTCATGTTTATCCTCGTCTTATATTTTTTATAGTTTTATTATATCATTTTCAATTAAAATATTTATAAGTTATAATATAAATATAAAAATTGGGGTGATACGATGCAAAGTAAAATAAATATTTTCAACGTTATTAAAGACAGTTTAAAATTAATAAAAAAGAATTTTTGGGGATATATTATAACAATAATAGGAATTGAAGCACTTGCTTTATTTGTAATGAATGAATTTGGTAAAAGAGTTTTTAATATTGCTTTACTAACTGCAAATGTCGGTGGAATAACAAACAAAAATTTTACTGTTATTTTTAAAAATCCAATAACAATTTTTCTATTACTTACAATCATTGTTATCTCAGCAATCTTTGTTGTTCTTCAAATAACAATAACTAATTATTATGCAAGTAGAGATTATAGTAAAGAAAAAACAAATATCAAAACACCATTTAAAGCATTGAAAAAAATTAAACCCGCACATCTCTTAGTTTTAATCATCTATATTTTTTTAATAATGCCTAACGGAAATTTAGGAGTAGCATCAGGTTTAACTGCCAAAATCCATCTTCCTCGTTTTATTGTTGATTCTATCTTTGAAAACACATTTTATACTATAGTCTATATTAGTGGTATTATACTCTCTTTCTATTTAAACCTCCGATTCTTTTATACATTTGCAATTTTTACTAATGAAGATTTATCATTCATTGAATCTATGAAAAAAAGCTGGCAATTAACTAAACAAAACTTGCTTAAAATACTACTTTTAGTATTAATAATTACTTTGTTGTCATTATTATTCATATTGTTAAGTTATGGAATCAATTATGGTTTATATTCTATATTAAGTAGTCTTTTCCCAAAACATAGCAACATCATAAGATCAACTTTACAAGAGTTATTTGTTTTTACATATGTTATAATCTTATCTGCATCAACAATTTTTTTAATCCAAATAACTGTTGTAAGTTATCACCAAATTGAAGCTAAAAACATAATTTTTACTTCTTCAAATTTTGTAACACCTATTAAAAAGATGGTAACAATAAGTTTATCACTGCTAATATTTTTAAGCTTAACAATCATTATTCATAACAATCAAAAGAATCCTAATCTTTCTGGTGAAATTATGATTGTATCTCATCGAGGTGAATCAGTATACGCGATTGAGAATACTTTGGATTCATTAAGAATTGCAAATACTCATAATCCTTCCTATGTTGAAATCGATATTCAACAAACAAAGGATAATGAAATAGTTGTTTTTCACGATTCAACGCTTAGAAGACTTGCGAATAGAGCTAACACAATAAAATCACTTACTTTAGCAGAACTAAAAAACATAACACTAAGACACAACGGTTATGAATCAAAAATTGCATCTTTTGATGAATATTTATCATTAGCTAAAGAATTAAATCAACCTTTACTAATTGAGATTAAAACTACAAACCAAGATAGTATTACATTTATGAATGATATAATAACTAAAATCGAAGCACTCGATATGATGGAAATGGTGATTTTTCAATCACTTGACTTAAACTTTATCATAAAATTTAAAGAACAATATCCAAATATCACAACAGGTTATATAATCGGATTTACTCTTGGTTCACTAGAAAACTATAATGTTAATTTCTTCTCAATTGAATCATCATCAATAACAGCCAGAATATTATCAGATATTGAAAGATATAATAAATCTCTTTTTATTTGGACGGTAAACGATCGAGCAAGAATGCAAACTTACATTCAATCAAATATTGCAGGTATTATTACCGATTATCCTGGAATGGCCAATACTATAAAAAAAGAGTTCGAACGTAATCATTTTAATCGTGTTTTTTGGAGATTAGATTTCAAGTTCTACTAATATTTAAAAAATATACCTCATACATAAGGCACTGATAAAACCAGTATTCTAAATGTATAAGGTATATTTTATTTTAATCTCATTAACTTTAAAACTATTATTTTTTAAAAAAGATATCACTACTTATGATAGTTTACTTGCTAAAAGCCTTGCTACTAAAAAATAATTTACTCTGGAATCAATATCCAAGGAACCAAGAATTCTCTTATCCCAATTTGATGAATCAAGATTATCAGCAGCATATACGAAAGGATAAAAATTAACACCTCTTAATTTTGCAAATGCAGCAACTGCACTTATTTCCATTTCTACAACAATACACCCTTGTTTTTTTCTTTCCAAAAAGATTTCCATTGTTTCTCTATAAAAAGCATCCGTTGTCCATGTGTATCCTTTAACATAACTAATACCCGCAGCAGCGAAAATATTAGATATTTTATCATGTTCATATATATCAACAAAATCACTTGCTGGCATATAATGATAACTTGTTCCTTCATCACGATATGCTTTTGTCGGAATAACAATTTTTCCTGAAGTTATCGCTTTATCTAAAACACCACAAGCTCCATATAAGACAACATTTTTAATATCAAATGTATATACTATTTCTTCTAAAATACCTACTGTTATAGGTGCTCCTATTGGAGAAAAGTAAAAGATAATATCTTCAAAACCAACTACTTCATACACTGGAAATTTACCACTTGAAGATCCTATTTCAATATTTGGTAATTCATTAATCAAGTTCATTTCAATTAATTTTGTTTTTACTTTTGCTTGAAATGTAATAATAATTGTTTTAAAACTTTTAGGATATTTTGTTGCCACATCACTAACCTTTAAGATTTCATTTGAATCTCTATAACTACTTGTAATCATACTTATCCTCCGAAAATATATTATGTAATTCTAACACATCATCTTTTTATTGTCAATTTTGTTTTTCTAAGTTATTATTAATTCTATTTAAATAAGGAATAAGCTTATTTAAATCATTTTTTTGATTTTTTATATTTAATTCAAAAACTATTTTCACTCCTTCATTATTAATGAAATTTAATTTATAATCATTGCCTATTGTTACTTTTTTAATGTTAACACTTATTAGATCATTATATTTAATCATAATCGGCTTTTCAGCAACTTTTATTCCATTTCTTCTAATTCTTTGCAATTTTAACCCTTTATTAGAAATAATAACCATATATTTCTTTTTACCAAAAACATTTAGAATGCCTTTTAGTTGTATCCAAAAATTTGTAAAAATAAATATAGATGCTTTTGAAACTAATTTAGTATTAATAACATCTAATTCACCATATAATAATCCATCAAATAACTCATTGTTGTTACTCTTGTATGTGTCTTTAATTTTGTCTATTCTTGACATATCTGATAATCTCCTTTACTCTTGTTGCTACTATTATAATTGTTATGATTAATGCAATAACACTCCCTAATATTGTTAATCGTTCAATCATATTCTTTGGGGCGAAAACATATGTACAAACTTTTAAAAAACTAATAAATCCAAAAACAATATTACCCGCAATAATATTTTTATTTACATCATAATAAATAAAATAATAATCTGTTAAAGATTTTTTTCTATTATGATAAGCATTTGTATAATAATTCAAAATTTTCATAATTATAAAAAATCCAAAGTTTAAAACTAATATACCTAATGATATATTCCTTAGTAAATTATTAAGTATTGTGGGTATATCAGATAAAACAAATACTATAATAAATACTAAATCAATTATTAAACTGCATCCCAAATACTTTTTCTTATCTTCATTAAATTTACTAATCAATACTTTTGAATCACCTGTTGATTTAAGTAATTCATCAATTGTAATATTAAGAAGCTTTGAAATACTATCAAGCATATAAATCTCTGGTAAACCTCTTTTTGTTTCCCATTTAGATATTGTTTTTCTTGATACATATAAGATATTTGCTAATTCCTCTTGTGTAAGATTATTTGTTTTCCTATATTCTTTTAATCTCTCTGCAAACAATTCAGTATTCATATAATCATCCTCCTTGATTTAAGTTTAAATTAATTCATTCCTTAATGTCAATAAATTTTTGGCTACTTAACGTAGCATACATATTAATATCAATTTTATGACGTCTAGAACAAAAGCGAAAATAAATTTTCGCCTAATGTACTCTTTGAACACTTTTAATATATAATATGTATATGACAAAGACTGACTACATACTTAATACTTATACTGAAAGTTTAATGATTGCTAAATCTATAAGTAATAGAGTTTATCAAAATGAATTTAATAGACTTTTTAATTTGAAACATATTAGAGATAAATTTGATAATAAAATTACTATCAAAGATATCTTTTTAAATTGTTGGGATAAATTTAAATCTAATAATATAGATAAACTACGTTCTTCAGTTATTAAAAATGTCGAAGACATAATTTTCTGCAAGGACTATCGAAAGGGATATATTGCTTTTAGCTGTAAACGTTGTGATAATTTCACTTTTACAGCTTTTTCTTGTAACTCTAGGTTTTGTTCTACTTGTGGTAAAAAATATCGTGACTTTCGTTCAATAGAGATTCAGTCTAAACTTATTAATGTTTCTCATAGGCATTTTGTTTTTACTGTTGCTGAAGAACTACGTATTTATTTCTTTAAATATCGTGATATGCAAAACTTACTTTTTGATGCTGTTAATGATACTCTTACTAATACTTCTATCACTTCTAAAAAAGAAATTGCTAATAACTATAAATTAGGTTTTGTTTCTTTCTTACATACTTTTGGTAGAGATTTAAAACCTAATCCACATATTCATGCTTTAGTTGCTGAGGCCAAAGTTAGTTCTTCTGGTAATGTGAAAAAATATCATTATTTTCATTTTGAACAGTTAAGAAAATATTTTATGTTCTCTTTATTAAACCTAATGTCTAACTACTTAAATGAATCTCATCCTAGCGAACTAAAAGCTTTCAACATTCTAAAATACTATTTAATTAAGACTTACTCTAAAGGGTTTTATATCTATGCTCCTCCTAATAACTCTAAACTTACTACCATTAAAGATATTGCTAATTACATTGCTAGATATGGCTCTCATCCTGCTATTAGTGAATCTAGGATTGTTTCTATTGATTATGCTAGTAACACTATTACCTGGAAGTTTAATCCTCATGAAGATGATGGTCTAACTAGTGATGATCCTAATTATCAAGGTACTAAGTTTATTACCGAATCTATTGATGCTTTTATCATCAAACTTATCAGACATATTCCTGATAAGCATTTTCATCTTATTAGATATTTTGGTTTTTATGCTAATAAATCTAAAACTATTCCTAAAATACCCAAAATATTATGGATTAATAGAATTCGTATGTTAAAATCTATGTTGAAATATACTGTATTACTTTATAATACTTTTAAGTTCGATCCACACATTTGTAAGTGTGGATCCAAAATGACTTTTGATTATTCATTGTCTTATTTCCCTATGAAAGGTTGTGTTTTTTAGTGCCTAAATATTATTCTATTAAAAAGTTTGAAATTAGTGATGATAATCTCAAATCAAAATATCAAGATTATTTACGCGAAGTGTTATTAGGTAATCTTCCTGCTCCTGCTTTGTCTTATGAAAAGTTCATTGATTTTGAACCTATGTTTGAAGAGGTTATCATGAAATGTCTTGAATGTAAGTTCCAAGAAACTATTGAACATTCTCATATGTTATTTTCTATGTCTATAACTGGTACTCCTTTTCCTATTGAAACATGTCCTGTTTGTGGTATGACTGCTTTTATGCCTCTTGATATTTATCGCAAAATTAAAGGCTATAAGTAATAAATTATTTTAGTACTTTATTGAACCTTGTTTAAGGTTTTTTTCTGTTTATATTTATGTTTTTTTTAACTAACCCTGTTTTTGAATGATAAAATAGAATTTACTATATAACAAAAAAATCCAATGAAAGATACTGTAATAATCTTCCATTGGATATCAAGTTTTTTATACTCACTATATTATTTTTCAAACATAGTTTCATTTATAAATATTTTTTTATCTTTAAAATCTATCTTCATTTTTATTCCATATGGGATTATTGTTTTTGGATGAGCATGTCCAAAATTTAAGTTAAAAACAATTGGAACCATATACTCACTTGTTATATCCAAAATAATATCTTTATATTCATTGTAATAAACTTCATCTTGTGGTTTACCTACTATAACTGCTGAAACATTTTTAAAAATATCCTTCTTTTTTAATTCATTAAGCATTTCTCGATAGTGTTTTGGATTATGTTTTTCCTCACTAGTTTCTAGAAATAATATTTTATTCTTCCAATCACTTGGAAAAAGACTATATCTTTCAATAATTTCTTTTTCTTCTTTATATCTTTCACTCACAATAGCATCATATAAACTTTCCAAGCATCCACCTAACAATATACCTTCAACACTATTTTTTCCTCTAAAAAATTCGAATCCACGTTTTTCAGCATGTGATATTCTACTAGTTCCTAAAACTAAATTCGAAAAGTCACTTCTTTCTTCGTACCATAGACTACTAGATTTAATTTCATTTTGTTGTTCATTAACAAAGAATCTCATAAAACTTTCTTTAGTATATGGTAACATTTCACTGTCTAATTCTGCTAAATCAACTAAAAAATTTGGTCCATAATAACTAACCATTCCAAGTTTATAAAACATTAAATGATTTATTGTTGTATCTGAATATCCAGTAAAAACTTTAGGATTTGATTTTACTTTTTCGATAAAGCTTTTATCTTCCATTAAGTATGGTAAAGTTCTAAAAGTATCATCCCCACCAATTACGCATATAATACCTTTTATTTCATCATTAAAAAATGCATCTTTTAAATCCTGTGCTCTATCTTGAGGATTATTTTTAATGTGTTCTAATCCTTTTAATGAATTAGGCATAAATACAGGAATAAGTCCAAAACTTTTTAATCTTTCAATTCCTAGATTAAGTTGATGACTTGTAAACTTTTCTCCAAGAATTCCACTAGATAAACTCACAATAGCAACTTTATCACCTTTATTTAATTTTTTAGGTTTTATCATATAATTCACGCTTTCCAAAGATTAAAATATAGATTTATAATCTTATTCTCCTTCAATTTCATATACATATCCATTTTTGCCTTGATTTTTAGCCTTATAAAGCAATTTATCAGCTTTATCAACTAAATTTTTACGTTGAAGTGCTCTTACTACACCAATTGAAATAGTTACTTTAATCTCTTCATCACTAAATATTTTTTTCATTATTTCATCTAATATTTTTTGAAGTAATTCTTTAATCCTTATTTCATCCATAAAAATTAATCCTAAAAACTCATCTCCACCTATTCTATAGAAATGATTATATTCAGTTTCATATTTTTTCAATACACTTGCCAATTCAATTAAAACTTGATCACCAATTTTATGACCGTATGTATCATTTATTTTCTTAAGATTATCAACATCTAAATAAATGACATGAAGATTTTCATTTGTATATCTTATATTATAATGATAATCAAAAGTATATTTATTATATAAGCCTGTTAGAGGATCAATATGTGAGTTATACCATGCAATTTCTTCATTTGACATACTTTTACTAATTTCAGAAAAAACACAATAATTTATTTTAGAATTTTTAGATACTGGTCTTTGATATGCATTTATCCAATATCTTTTATTGTTAACTAAAATTGGAAAAACAATTTTATGTGCTTTATTATTTTCTAAAAAGAAATCTTTTAATTGTTTAAATGCCTCTTTTTTCCCTAAGACTCTTGCATAATCATTATTAAAATCAAAATAATTTAAAAGCTCACTCAACATTATTTTATTCTTATTTTCAAGTCCTAATATTTCTAAATTTCCCAACATTACAGTAAATTCAATATCATCTTCAACATTAATAGAAAAAAGGAAAACGCGTTCTTTACTATCTAATATTAAGTCATCTAGAATATTCAAACCAAACTCATTCTTTAATCTCTCTTGTGCTTTTAAAAAGTATTCATTTTTCATCACTAACACCACCTACTTGAGTTTATCTATATTATACTATTTTTCGTACAAATAAAACTATTATGATTAATATGTTTTATTTTATCATTTTTTTCATATTTATAAACAAAGAAAAATACTTTGGATTTTTAATAATCCAAAGTACACAATCAATATTAACTATTTATTTTATTCTACCATTTAAACTATAATCAAATTTTGAGTTTCAACAAATCTTTTTTATACTAGAA contains the following coding sequences:
- a CDS encoding Type 1 glutamine amidotransferase-like domain-containing protein — protein: MKKLFLTSSFKDVHEKLYEFTGDLTGKRVTFIPTAGNVEKFNVNIKSGIKSIEKLGMIVDLLDVSKADNSEIERKILENDIIYISGGNTFYLLQELKKSNAFEMIKQEVEKGKLYIGESAGSIITSPNIEYIKLMDTIKKAPELSDLKGLALVEFYTVPHQGNFPFKNAVEKILKTYASELNLQPISNKEVIVVSGKEVKII
- a CDS encoding glycerophosphodiester phosphodiesterase, which encodes MQSKINIFNVIKDSLKLIKKNFWGYIITIIGIEALALFVMNEFGKRVFNIALLTANVGGITNKNFTVIFKNPITIFLLLTIIVISAIFVVLQITITNYYASRDYSKEKTNIKTPFKALKKIKPAHLLVLIIYIFLIMPNGNLGVASGLTAKIHLPRFIVDSIFENTFYTIVYISGIILSFYLNLRFFYTFAIFTNEDLSFIESMKKSWQLTKQNLLKILLLVLIITLLSLLFILLSYGINYGLYSILSSLFPKHSNIIRSTLQELFVFTYVIILSASTIFLIQITVVSYHQIEAKNIIFTSSNFVTPIKKMVTISLSLLIFLSLTIIIHNNQKNPNLSGEIMIVSHRGESVYAIENTLDSLRIANTHNPSYVEIDIQQTKDNEIVVFHDSTLRRLANRANTIKSLTLAELKNITLRHNGYESKIASFDEYLSLAKELNQPLLIEIKTTNQDSITFMNDIITKIEALDMMEMVIFQSLDLNFIIKFKEQYPNITTGYIIGFTLGSLENYNVNFFSIESSSITARILSDIERYNKSLFIWTVNDRARMQTYIQSNIAGIITDYPGMANTIKKEFERNHFNRVFWRLDFKFY
- a CDS encoding nucleoside phosphorylase, with product MITSSYRDSNEILKVSDVATKYPKSFKTIIITFQAKVKTKLIEMNLINELPNIEIGSSSGKFPVYEVVGFEDIIFYFSPIGAPITVGILEEIVYTFDIKNVVLYGACGVLDKAITSGKIVIPTKAYRDEGTSYHYMPASDFVDIYEHDKISNIFAAAGISYVKGYTWTTDAFYRETMEIFLERKKQGCIVVEMEISAVAAFAKLRGVNFYPFVYAADNLDSSNWDKRILGSLDIDSRVNYFLVARLLASKLS
- a CDS encoding helix-turn-helix domain-containing protein; the protein is MNTELFAERLKEYRKTNNLTQEELANILYVSRKTISKWETKRGLPEIYMLDSISKLLNITIDELLKSTGDSKVLISKFNEDKKKYLGCSLIIDLVFIIVFVLSDIPTILNNLLRNISLGILVLNFGFFIIMKILNYYTNAYHNRKKSLTDYYFIYYDVNKNIIAGNIVFGFISFLKVCTYVFAPKNMIERLTILGSVIALIITIIIVATRVKEIIRYVKNRQN
- a CDS encoding IS91 family transposase, which produces MTKTDYILNTYTESLMIAKSISNRVYQNEFNRLFNLKHIRDKFDNKITIKDIFLNCWDKFKSNNIDKLRSSVIKNVEDIIFCKDYRKGYIAFSCKRCDNFTFTAFSCNSRFCSTCGKKYRDFRSIEIQSKLINVSHRHFVFTVAEELRIYFFKYRDMQNLLFDAVNDTLTNTSITSKKEIANNYKLGFVSFLHTFGRDLKPNPHIHALVAEAKVSSSGNVKKYHYFHFEQLRKYFMFSLLNLMSNYLNESHPSELKAFNILKYYLIKTYSKGFYIYAPPNNSKLTTIKDIANYIARYGSHPAISESRIVSIDYASNTITWKFNPHEDDGLTSDDPNYQGTKFITESIDAFIIKLIRHIPDKHFHLIRYFGFYANKSKTIPKIPKILWINRIRMLKSMLKYTVLLYNTFKFDPHICKCGSKMTFDYSLSYFPMKGCVF
- a CDS encoding S66 family peptidase, with protein sequence MIKPKKLNKGDKVAIVSLSSGILGEKFTSHQLNLGIERLKSFGLIPVFMPNSLKGLEHIKNNPQDRAQDLKDAFFNDEIKGIICVIGGDDTFRTLPYLMEDKSFIEKVKSNPKVFTGYSDTTINHLMFYKLGMVSYYGPNFLVDLAELDSEMLPYTKESFMRFFVNEQQNEIKSSSLWYEERSDFSNLVLGTSRISHAEKRGFEFFRGKNSVEGILLGGCLESLYDAIVSERYKEEKEIIERYSLFPSDWKNKILFLETSEEKHNPKHYREMLNELKKKDIFKNVSAVIVGKPQDEVYYNEYKDIILDITSEYMVPIVFNLNFGHAHPKTIIPYGIKMKIDFKDKKIFINETMFEK
- a CDS encoding GGDEF domain-containing protein, coding for MKNEYFLKAQERLKNEFGLNILDDLILDSKERVFLFSINVEDDIEFTVMLGNLEILGLENKNKIMLSELLNYFDFNNDYARVLGKKEAFKQLKDFFLENNKAHKIVFPILVNNKRYWINAYQRPVSKNSKINYCVFSEISKSMSNEEIAWYNSHIDPLTGLYNKYTFDYHYNIRYTNENLHVIYLDVDNLKKINDTYGHKIGDQVLIELASVLKKYETEYNHFYRIGGDEFLGLIFMDEIRIKELLQKILDEIMKKIFSDEEIKVTISIGVVRALQRKNLVDKADKLLYKAKNQGKNGYVYEIEGE